A genomic window from Silene latifolia isolate original U9 population chromosome Y, ASM4854445v1, whole genome shotgun sequence includes:
- the LOC141627524 gene encoding uncharacterized protein LOC141627524, with protein sequence MTSLGEKFKFKQYKSSMYNSSTNGLAEAFNKTLCNLLRKVVAKSKRDWHERIGEALWAYRTTYKTSIQATPYALVYEVEAVLPLELQIPSLRIAIQEGLIDDENDKLRLAELEALDE encoded by the coding sequence ATGACAAGTCTGggagaaaaattcaagttcaaacaatacaagtcatCCATGTACAATTCTTCTACAAATGGTTTGGCTGAAGCCTTCaataaaaccctttgcaacttgTTGAGGAAAGTAGTAGCAAAGTCAAAGCGAGACTGGCACGAAAGGATTGGTGAGGCATTGTGGGCGTATcgtaccacatacaaaacatcTATCCAAGCAACCCCATATGCGTTGGTGTATGAAGTGGAGGCCGTGTTGCCATTAGAATTGCAGATCCCTTCCTTGCGCATCGCTATTCAAGAAGGACTCATAGATGACGAAAATGACAAATTGCGATTAGCAGAGTTGGAGGCTCTCGATGAATAA
- the LOC141627525 gene encoding uncharacterized protein LOC141627525 produces MKLTLGICGAHQYGPKLHDRVKRMGYYWATMVQDCMVFTKKCKPCQFYANFIHQPPETLHPTVSSWPFQAWGLDIVGPFTPKDSNGYEYILAATDYFSKWAEAITLREVKKENVVDFIRTQIIYRYGVPQRITTDNGK; encoded by the coding sequence ATGAAGCTCACTCTTGGCATTTGTGGCGCTCATCAATATGGGCCTAAACTTCATGATCGTGTAAAGAGAATGGGGTATTACTGGGCAACCATGGTACAAGATTGCATGGTCTTCACGAAAAAATGTAAACCTTGTCAGTTCTACGCAAACTTCATACACCAACCGCCAGAGACGTTACACCCCACTGTTTCTTCATGGCCCTTTCAAGCTTGGGGACTTGATATTGTGGGACCTTTTACTCCAAAAGACTCTAATGGATACGAGTATATTCTCGCCGCCACtgactacttctcaaaatgggcagAAGCCATCACACTACGAGAAGtaaagaaagaaaatgttgtggacTTCATTCGAACCCAGatcatctacagatatggtgTACCTCAGCGTATCACAACTGACAATGGGAAATAA
- the LOC141627526 gene encoding uncharacterized protein LOC141627526, with protein sequence MYFDGSARKDGAGAGVVFVTPQNHLMPYAFTLTQLCSNNMAEYQALILGLQMAIEIGVRDMEIYGDSKLVVNQVVGEYEVKKVDLIPYHQRALQLLNQLDVIHVGHVPRSANKLADVLANLAATLALRAEESVQVPVCNRWAVFLLEGEENVDATNMICVYTADEDD encoded by the coding sequence ATGTACTTCGACGGTTCTGCAAGGAAAGACGGAGCTGGAGCTGGAGTTGTATTCGTAACCCCACAAAATCATCTCATGCCATATGCTTTTACACTCACTCAGTTGTGCTCAAATAATATGGCAGAATATCAAGCTCTCATACTCGGCCTCCAAATGGCGATCGAAATAGGCGTCAGAGATATGGAGATCTACGGAGACTCAAAGCTGGTGGTCAACCAAGTCGTTGGTGAATATGAAGTGAAAAAGGTAGACTTGATTCCCTACCATCAACGGGCATTACAACTGCTGAATCAACTTGACGTCATCCATGTTGGTCATGTGCCGaggagtgccaataagttggctGACGTGCTTGCTAATCTTGCAGCCACTTTGGCACTGAGGGCAGAAGAGTCTGTGCAAGTCCCAGTCTGCAACCGTTGGGCGGTATTTTTGCTTGAAGGAGAAGAAAATGTAGATGCAACTAACATGATCTGTGTCTACACAGCTGATGAAGATGACTAG
- the LOC141634279 gene encoding sugar transporter ERD6-like 6 — MICHPCTGISSGAVTTFGLGSIRVVATGIATWLMDKAGRRALLIVSSAGMTASLLLVSASFFLEDIISKESGFYGALGILSVVGLVGMVISYSLGVGRIPWIIMSEILPASIKSLAGSVATLANFMTSWGITMTAPLMLSWNS; from the exons ATGATATGTCATCCTTGCACAGGAATTTCATCTGGTGCTGTCACCACATTTGGCCTTGGAAGCATTCGG GTGGTTGCTACTGGGATCGCGACTTGGCTGATGGACAAGGCTGGGCGAAGGGCTCTACTAATT GTATCCTCTGCTGGGATGACCGCTAGCCTTCTCCTCGTTTCAGCTTCATTTTTTCTAGAG GATATTATTTCAAAAGAATCAGGCTTCTACGGCGCGTTGGGGATTCTCTCTGTCGTAGGACTAGTG GGAATGGTTATATCATATTCATTAGGTGTGGGACGGATTCCTTGGATTATAATGTCTGAG ATCCTTCCTGCAAGTATAAAGAGTCTTGCTGGGAGTGTAGCAACATTAGCCAATTTCATGACTTCCTGGGGGATCACAATGACTGCTCCTTTGATGCTCAGCTGGAACAGTTGA